In the Oncorhynchus nerka isolate Pitt River linkage group LG6, Oner_Uvic_2.0, whole genome shotgun sequence genome, AATTTCTAAAAAGTATACACACGTTAATATCTCCAACAGGCACAGAACAGCAGAAAGCAGAGCAGAAACACAGCATGGCCAAAATAAGAGCAACAATATTCAGGCTTTCTCAGATTTTATATACATAATCACATAATATATTAATTTACAATGTGTTCCTACTATTGAAAGAGTCGTGACTGTCTCCTTTACATGAAAATAACTGAAGTCGAAAGCAGAGACTTCAGTTGtttgataaataaaaataataagcaCTGTCAGACGACGAATCTGCTGTCCATTTCATAAGTCCTCATTGGTGGATTTAGCTGAAAGAGTCTTACTAATTAATGGTCGTCTGAATTAGAAGTCCCTTATGCAGTGGATAGATTTATGTCTGCGAGGTCGACGACGATGCGCCTTGATTTTCTGTCTGTTTTGAATTGTTCAGAAACTGACCGCTGGCGCCGACGTATAACCTGGATCGCATTGGCCACTTCTGTTAAGATAAAAAGATAACAAATGATTTAGTGAGTGCAGTTAACTGATTTCAATGCACCTGAAAATATAATTAATAAATTAAGAAACAAATATGTTGCTAAGTTTATTTTAAGTAATTATTCAGTTGAACACACATACATTAAGCAATATATTAATTTAAATGTTTCATTTTACACAATTTATGGTGCAAATTGGTGCTTTCAATTACCAATAATTGCCATTCCTCTCTGTATAATTTTATTAAACATAATAGGAAGCCTACTCATTTTAAAGATCTGTGTAATATAACAAGTTGTGCAATGATGGCTAAATGCATTTTATGCATGTATGATTGATAATTGTTAGccaacaaaaaaatgtattatcATGTTTTTTTTCTATCATGTGGTATATCGAATAGAGCTGATACACAATTATCACACACTTTGTCAGGTTAGTTTCAAATGGAATTTCGATATCAATTCAACGTCAAAATGTGTTGGGCCTACTTACTTTCACAGGGTGCAGGTAACCTTCACCTTTCAGCGAGTGTAAGGCCTCTGTTTGTctattgctctctccctcctccatcccctcctcttgCAAGGTCCGAGTCAGATGGGCAATATACGTGGTGGCCAAAATCAACACGTCGAGCTTGGACAGTTTTGTGTCCGGTGGCACCGACGGAAGAGTCCTCTGTAGCTCCAGGAATGCGCTTCTCAGGGTCTGCACTCGACTCCTCTCCCGTGCTGCGTTGGCTGCTGCCGGTCGCCCTCTGCCACCGAGCCCGCCGGCCTGGACCaccctggagtgctgcagggccTCCGGACGCCGACTGTCGGGGGTCAGCATGTCAGGACTGGGGCTGGATCTGGGGCTAGATGTGGGACTCTCATCCATAACTGTCACTGGGCCATTTCCACTATCCATGCGGATCGTCTGTCTTCCAACCATATAGGGAGCACTTATAAACCTGACGGGTAATATAGGTCTTGTTGATGAATGTACATTTTCACTTGCCTATTAATTACATAAACAAACTGAAAATGCCAAGACTGTAATTGAAACAAAAAAAGTTATGTATTTCATATTTTATAATAAGCCTACATTAGCCTACAGATATAGTACAAGTTTATGTAGGTCTATTGACCAGTGTGCGCAAATGCATTGAAATTATCTGCAACAGGCCAAGTTAGTTGCTGAACATAAATGAAGGCAGGCATATCAAATCCTCACCCTTGTCTTGAACTGTGCGCATTTTTAACTTGTGTATAAACACGCCGTTGAATAT is a window encoding:
- the LOC115131027 gene encoding transcription factor 24-like, with amino-acid sequence MVGRQTIRMDSGNGPVTVMDESPTSSPRSSPSPDMLTPDSRRPEALQHSRVVQAGGLGGRGRPAAANAARERSRVQTLRSAFLELQRTLPSVPPDTKLSKLDVLILATTYIAHLTRTLQEEGMEEGESNRQTEALHSLKGEGYLHPVKKWPMRSRLYVGASGQFLNNSKQTENQGASSSTSQT